A DNA window from Syngnathus typhle isolate RoL2023-S1 ecotype Sweden linkage group LG2, RoL_Styp_1.0, whole genome shotgun sequence contains the following coding sequences:
- the gpr182 gene encoding G-protein coupled receptor 182: protein MSADKPNISQVSANETPWFVSECTLELDAEYRRICLFLLYLFVFVVGLLENVLVLWVNWRRRHSANGVLFCVLNVSLSDMMVIIVLPFFMMEVTVDRVWLWGRFLCKLTSLVYGINFFSSSFFLAAMTLERYLSLNRPSGIVLFPATGWRRWALCGGLWLFALFLALLENVHVDLLEWDEPGCYMLPEGNYAEWFVSVAFLCLIFQFLGPASVIITCNVLIARTVRAATDVEGRRDVWLVHVYSLVFVACWLPYHLVMTLMIISDLSPGLFSCNVVEFVYFSFSVVQSLSLFHCVANPVLYNFLSKGFRDNLINAVVSRLPRQTDMGTRPNEGGGTGETACDKGSRRKLSDVSTSQSDLGS, encoded by the coding sequence ATGAGCGCAGACAAGCCCAACATCTCGCAGGTCTCAGCCAATGAAACGCCATGGTTTGTGTCCGAGTGCACCCTGGAGCTGGATGCCGAATACCGCCGCATCTGCCTCTTCCTGCTCTACCTGTTTGTGTTCGTGGTGGGCCTGCTGGAGAACGTGCTGGTGCTGTGGGTCAATTGGCGGCGGCGCCACTCAGCCAATGGCGTTCTCTTTTGCGTGCTCAACGTCAGCTTGTCGGACATGATGGTAATCATCGTGCTGCCCTTCTTCATGATGGAGGTGACGGTGGACCGCGTGTGGCTGTGGGGCCGCTTCCTCTGCAAGCTCACCAGTCTGGTCTACGGCATCAACTTCTTTAGCAGCTCCTTCTTCTTGGCCGCCATGACGTTGGAACGTTACCTGTCGCTAAACCGGCCGTCAGGGATCGTCTTGTTTCCAGCGACGGGCTGGCGCCGCTGGGCCCTCTGCGGAGGTCTCTGGCTCTTCGCCCTGTTCCTGGCACTGCTGGAGAACGTCCACGTGGACCTCCTGGAGTGGGACGAGCCGGGCTGCTATATGCTTCCGGAGGGCAACTATGCCGAATGGTTCGTCTCTGTGGCCTTTCTGTGCCTGATCTTCCAGTTCCTTGGTCCCGCCTCAGTCATCATCACCTGCAATGTGCTGATCGCTCGCACCGTGCGTGCGGCAACCGACGTGGAGGGCCGACGGGACGTGTGGTTGGTGCACGTCTACTCTCTGGTGTTTGTGGCCTGCTGGCTGCCCTACCACCTGGTCATGACGCTAATGATCATCAGCGACCTGTCGCCTGGTCTGTTCAGCTGCAACGTTGTGGAGTTTGTCTACTTCTCATTCAGCGTGGTGCAGAGCCTGTCGCTCTTTCACTGCGTGGCCAATCCTGTCCTCTATAATTTCCTGAGCAAAGGCTTCCGCGACAACCTCATTAACGCCGTGGTCAGCCGCCTGCCCCGGCAGACGGACATGGGGACCAGGCCCAACGAGGGAGGAGGAACAGGAGAGACAGCTTGCGACAAGGGCTCACGCCGCAAGTTGAGCGACGTGAGCACCAGCCAGTCAGATCTCGGGTCCTGA
- the LOC133150099 gene encoding zinc finger and BTB domain-containing protein 39 translates to MRIRLQGPGHAGLLLAELNRCRQSGRYCDVSLQVGKRTFAAHRAILACAGTYFRNLFSQAPSARTDPVSLEFISPSNFEKVLSFMYTGEILTDLIDVGVLYELAERLGLSELARACHATFPDLQGSMSANAKAGSPGDLPTASSVSSSTASCSSLSSSAAPTPARALSPHAKVGAVPERRSPAGTAPMDFKIEDIQSLIGYGEIVTDKPERCVLSSEALSVGAELLTKKEQTLEEAVKGRPKVSEKTSDSEPSLACPFPDSLARLGSGTSSPSEGLASSGEELLVSQGSGERRPLRFNGAVGQTTEEQWGRLAAEIIELSDDDNFMEERDEEEDDEDEDDLSVENGHEKVLGDVLLCQACAAPLPADPAALRRHAESHMNELGQCSLCGTSFRDRAAGISHSLAHVGTQLFSCDMCHLDFCTQKKLLRHQQESGSTRALAQLGQGCELRCAVCAKGLSKDFQMVREHVLSHVCAQSLSCSVCHLPQRSLCSLLWHALTHLSLPVFPCPYCARCFVERPLLDAHVAAHGEDAKEREDIRVVTVGGEKFSGTEALNCFLCPQTLPTPSAFLCHLSQHTSESFGGAGEERGGPGLLGKRKAEQPLEYPPSSSSSPQKLGGLGKISGTSLGPGSGTGLCSPGKYFPGSMHSSSSVASTNGSTGHDGAVGVRGKWYRCRYCGKCFAHSGEFTYHLRIHTGEKPYQCKVCLRFFRGRSTIICHLKTHAGALMYRCTVCGLYCSTLKMMAAHMELHKNQLPADFNIEDTFMYNDHS, encoded by the exons ATGAGGATCCGTCTCCAGGGTCCCGGCCATGCTGGCCTCCTCCTCGCCGAGCTCAACCGCTGCCGCCAATCGGGCCGCTACTGCGATGTGTCCCTGCAAGTGGGCAAGCGCACGTTTGCGGCACACCGCGCCATTTTGGCCTGCGCTGGCACGTACTTTCGCAACTTGTTCAGCCAGGCTCCATCGGCCCGCACCGACCCCGTCTCGCTGGAGTTTATTTCCCCATCCAACTTTGAGAAGGTGTTGAGTTTCATGTACACTGGGGAGATCTTGACGGATCTCATAGATGTCGGGGTTCTTTATGAGCTGGCTGAGAGGCTGGGCTTGAGCGAACTAGCAAGGGCGTGTCACGCCACCTTCCCAGACCTGCAGGGATCCATGTCAGCTAACGCCAAGGCTGGCAGCCCCGGAGACCTTCCGACTGCCTCCTCCGTCTCTTCCTCCACCGCCTCGTGCTCATCTCTGTCGTCTTCCGCTGCCCCGACCCCTGCCCGTGCCCTGTCACCTCACGCCAAAGTCGGTGCGGTGCCGGAGCGCCGGTCTCCAGCTGGGACTGCGCCCATGGACTTCAAAATAGAAGACATCCAGTCTCTTATAGGCTATGGGGAAATCGTTACAGATAAACCGGAACGCTGCGTTTTAAGCAGTGAGGCGCTCTCTGTGGGTGCTGAACTCTTAACCAAAAAAGAGCAGACATTGGAGGAGGCAGTTAAAGGCAGGCCGAAGGTTTCTGAGAAGACGAGCGACTCGGAGCCATCCCTCGCCTGTCCCTTTCCCGATTCTCTCGCTCGACTCGGCTCGGGGACCTCCTCGCCTTCGGAAGGTCTCGCTAGCAGCGGGGAAGAGTTGCTGGTTTCGCAGGGGAGCGGAGAGCGGCGACCTCTGCGATTCAATGGCGCAGTTGGACAGACGACGGAGGAGCAGTGGGGGCGGCTGGCAGCCGAGATCATTGAACTGAGCGATGACGACAACTTTATGGAGGAgagagatgaggaggaggacgacgaggatGAAGACGACCTCTCTGTGGAAAACGGACACGAAAAG GTTCTGGGAGACGTGCTGCTATGTCAAGCCTGTGCGGCTCCTCTACCCGCAGATCCGGCTGCGCTGCGGAGACACGCCGAGAGCCACATGAACGAGCTCGGACAGTGCAGTCTGTGTGGCACTTCGTTCCGGGACCGGGCCGCCGGGATCTCCCACTCTCTCGCCCACGTGGGGACGCAGCTTTTCTCTTGTGACATGTGTCACCTGGACTTCTGCACCCAAAAGAAGCTGCTGCGCCACCAGCAGGAGAGCGGGTCCACGCGTGCCTTAGCGCAGCTCGGCCAAGGCTGTGAGCTACGGTGTGCCGTGTGCGCAAAAGGCCTCAGCAAGGACTTCCAG ATGGTGAGAGAGCATGTCCTAAGCCACGTGTGTGCCCAAAGCCTGAGCTGCAGCGTTTGTCACCTGCCCCAACGCTCCCTGTGCTCTCTGCTGTGGCACGCCCTCACCCACCTTTCGCTGCCCGTCTTCCCCTGCCCCTACTGCGCCCGCTGCTTTGTAGAGCGCCCTCTACTGGACGCACATGTGGCCGCGCACGGCGAGGACGCCAAGGAGCGCGAGGACATCCGAGTGGTCACAGTAGGGGGAGAAAAATTTTCGGGAACGGAGGCGCTCAATTGCTTCCTTTGCCCACAAACGTTGCCTACCCCCTCTGCCTTCCTGTGCCACCTCAGCCAGCACACATCGGAGTCCTTCGGGGGTGCCGGGGAAGAGAGAGGGGGTCCTGGCTTGTTAGGCAAGCGTAAGGCCGAGCAGCCTCTGGAGTACCCgccctcgtcttcctcctctccGCAAAAGCTCGGAGGTCTCGGAAAGATAAGTGGCACCAGTTTAGGCCCAGGAAGCGGAACGGGCCTCTGCTCTCCTGGTAAGTATTTCCCGGGCTCCATGCACAGTTCATCTTCCGTTGCATCGACCAATGGGAGCACGGGACACGACGGGGCGGTGGGCGTGCGCGGGAAATGGTACCGCTGTCGCTACTGCGGGAAGTGCTTCGCACACTCGGGTGAGTTCACGTACCACCTGCGCATCCACACGGGGGAGAAACCATACCAGTGCAAGGTGTGCCTGCGCTTCTTCCGAGGCCGCTCCACCATCATCTGCCACCTCAAGACGCACGCCGGCGCGCTCATGTATCGATGCACCGTCTGTGGCCTCTACTGCTCTACCCTCAAGATGATGGCCGCACATATGGAGCTCCACAAGAACCAGCTGCCGGCCGATTTCAACATTGAGGACACCTTCATGTATAACGACCACTCCTAA